The Geothrix sp. DNA segment GCGAAGAGCGCCTCCTTGCTGTCGAAGTGGTAGTAGATCAGGGCAGGATCGCAGCCCGCATGACGGGCGATGGCCCGAAGGCTGGCGGCGCGCAAGCCCTCCTGTGCAAACACGGCCTGCGCCGCGTCCAGCAGCTGGTCCGGATCCATCTTGGTGGGCTTGGGACCTCGGGTACGCGGCTGGCGGGTCGGGGGCATGAGTGTCCAATTCAACGAGTGTTGAATTGTGTCGCGCGTCCACCGCTGGCGCAAGGGACAATGTCATTGAGTGTGGAAATGGCGTCGGGGCATGAAAAAGCCCCCGCTGGCGGGGGCTCTCCAGGGGTGACCTCGGGGTCATTCGCCTGAGATGGGAACCACCGTGGTGTCTTCGATGGTGAGGATTTCGGCCTCCTCGAAGGCGATGCGGTTCTCCTCGACCTCGGCCACCGCCACCTGGCCCCAGAAGGAGGCGAGCTTGGGGGCATCCTGGGCCTGGCCGTGCTTGTTGACGGGCACGACAACCTCGACCTTGGGGAAGGCGCCGCGCTGGAGCTGCTCGCAGCGCTTGCCCGCGATGACGACGAAGCGGTACTTGTTGGCGATTTCTTCCGGGACACGAACAATGGTGCGCTGGGTCATGGGCCACTCCGAACCTGGAAGCATAGCATCTGAAAGGTGTTCCGGCAACGGATTGGGGGGGAGCCTAGGGTAGGATGGGCTCCCGGAGTCGACCTCATGCAGATCATCCTCGGCATCACTGGCGGCGTCGCCGCCTACAAGTCCGCTGAGCTGGCCCGGTTGCTGGCCAACCAGGGCCACCGGGTGCGCTGCATCCTGACCGAGGCCGGTTCCCGGTTCATCACGCCGCTGACCCTCACGAGCCTGACGGGCGAGCCCTGCTACGGCGCCAACCCGGACCAGGGCGAGTGGCGGGCCAACCCCAGCATCGAGCACATCGAACTGGCCCGCTGGGCGGACCTGGTGGCCGTGGTGCCCGCCACCGCGAACATCCTGGGCAAGGCCGCCAACGGCCTGGCCAGCGACCTGCTCAGCACGGTCCTGCTGGCCACCCGGGCCCCGGTGCTGTGGGCGCCGGCCATGAACACCGGCATGTGGGAGCACCCCGCGGTGCAGGCCAACCTGCAGCGGCTCCGCAGCTTCGGCCACGCGGTGGTGGACCCGGGCGAAGGTGTCCTGGCCTGCGGCGAGGAAGGCTCGGGGAAGCTGGCGGACGTCGCCTCCATCGCCGAGGCCATCCAGGTCCACGGCACTCCCAAACTGGGGAGCCTGAACGGGCGTCGAGTGCTCCTCACCGCAGGTCCCACCCGGGAGGATCTGGATCCGGTCCGCACCCTCACCAACCGCAGCACCGGGGCCATGGGCATCGAGCTGGCGAGGGCTTTCCGGGACGTGGGCGCCCAGGTGCAGCTGGTGCTCGGCGGCGACCTGCCGGCGCCCTGGGGCGTGGAGACGACGCGGGTCCGCAGCGCCCGGCAGATGCTGGAGGCCTGCGAGGCGCGCTGGGCCGACTCGGATGGGCTCGTGGCCG contains these protein-coding regions:
- a CDS encoding DNA-directed RNA polymerase subunit omega; the protein is MTQRTIVRVPEEIANKYRFVVIAGKRCEQLQRGAFPKVEVVVPVNKHGQAQDAPKLASFWGQVAVAEVEENRIAFEEAEILTIEDTTVVPISGE
- the coaBC gene encoding bifunctional phosphopantothenoylcysteine decarboxylase/phosphopantothenate--cysteine ligase CoaBC; the protein is MQIILGITGGVAAYKSAELARLLANQGHRVRCILTEAGSRFITPLTLTSLTGEPCYGANPDQGEWRANPSIEHIELARWADLVAVVPATANILGKAANGLASDLLSTVLLATRAPVLWAPAMNTGMWEHPAVQANLQRLRSFGHAVVDPGEGVLACGEEGSGKLADVASIAEAIQVHGTPKLGSLNGRRVLLTAGPTREDLDPVRTLTNRSTGAMGIELARAFRDVGAQVQLVLGGDLPAPWGVETTRVRSARQMLEACEARWADSDGLVAAAAVADQRPEAASKEKVKKTDGTEALALVRTPDILATLAAVRRPDQWVVGFAAESEKHLEHAGEKLRKKHLDAILVNDVQAGRGFGAQANVLTPLTAQGPHPVLGPLPKDQLARAVVQWWGQRLEGGRN